A portion of the Candidatus Methylomirabilota bacterium genome contains these proteins:
- a CDS encoding sigma factor-like helix-turn-helix DNA-binding protein codes for MSNPDIAEALGISLPAVKSRIHRSRLFLRKELSAYLAPAA; via the coding sequence TTGTCGAACCCCGACATCGCCGAAGCGCTCGGCATCAGCTTGCCGGCGGTGAAGTCCCGGATCCACCGCTCCCGCCTGTTCTTGCGCAAGGAGCTGAGCGCATACCTGGCTCCCGCCGCCTGA
- the rplU gene encoding 50S ribosomal protein L21 has product MEAVIQTGGKQYRVAPGQVITVEKLPGDKGSPVEFRSVVLVSRDGEVITGTDRLRGARVAGEVVGQGRHRKVLVVKFKRRKNYRRHLGHRQPATRVRITQIEV; this is encoded by the coding sequence ATGGAAGCCGTCATCCAGACCGGAGGCAAGCAGTACCGTGTGGCGCCCGGGCAAGTGATCACCGTGGAAAAGCTGCCGGGTGACAAGGGCTCGCCCGTCGAGTTCCGCTCGGTGGTGCTCGTGAGCCGGGACGGCGAGGTCATCACGGGGACCGACCGGCTGCGCGGGGCGAGAGTGGCAGGGGAGGTCGTGGGCCAGGGCCGCCACCGCAAGGTCCTCGTCGTCAAGTTCAAGCGGCGCAAGAACTACCGTCGGCATCTGGGACACCGGCAGCCGGCAACCCGGGTCCGCATCACGCAGATCGAGGTATAA
- the rpmA gene encoding 50S ribosomal protein L27, translating into MAHKKGVGSSRNGRDSNPQMLGVKRFAGQFVTGGSILVRQRGTRFKPGANVGRGSDDTLYAKIDGVVRFDRRGDSRYVAIITSPA; encoded by the coding sequence ATGGCTCACAAGAAAGGCGTCGGCAGTTCCCGGAACGGCCGGGACTCCAATCCCCAGATGCTGGGCGTCAAGCGCTTCGCCGGCCAGTTCGTCACCGGGGGCAGCATCCTCGTCCGCCAGCGCGGCACGCGATTCAAGCCCGGCGCCAACGTCGGTCGCGGCTCCGATGACACCCTGTACGCCAAGATCGATGGCGTCGTGCGGTTCGATCGGCGCGGCGACTCACGCTACGTGGCCATCATCACCAGCCCCGCCTGA
- the proB gene encoding glutamate 5-kinase — protein sequence MRRLVVKVGSGLVSSDVGVEPERIASLAQEVADVRSDREVALVTSGAIATGAVRLGLAERPRTIPEKQAAAAVGQAALMWQYERAFAAHGLPVGQVLLTAQDIADRTRYLNARNTLMTLLRLGVVPIINENDTVAVDEIKVGDNDTLSALVASLVDADLLVLLTDVDGLYTGDPSVDASARKLDTVEAVTEDIARLVWDRTGPLSVGGMATKLAAAQKAAAAGIPMIIARGGEPGVLRRLLAGEPLGTYFAAKADPLTARKRWIAFAVPPQGRLTVDDGALRALTRQGRSLLPSGVVDVEGDFAAGEVVAVVGVGNGKEVGRGLVNFDADELRKIRGAQTREIETRLGYKSADEVIHRDNLVIH from the coding sequence GTGCGCCGACTCGTCGTCAAGGTCGGCAGCGGTCTCGTCAGCAGTGACGTCGGGGTCGAGCCCGAGCGCATCGCCTCCCTGGCCCAGGAGGTCGCCGATGTCCGGTCTGACCGTGAGGTGGCGCTGGTGACGTCGGGAGCGATCGCCACCGGCGCGGTTCGTCTGGGGCTGGCCGAGCGGCCGCGGACGATCCCCGAAAAACAAGCGGCCGCGGCCGTGGGGCAGGCCGCCCTCATGTGGCAGTACGAGAGGGCCTTTGCGGCCCACGGTCTGCCGGTGGGCCAGGTGCTCCTCACGGCCCAGGACATCGCCGACCGTACGCGCTATCTCAACGCGCGCAACACCTTGATGACGCTGCTGCGGCTGGGCGTCGTGCCCATCATCAACGAGAACGACACGGTCGCCGTGGACGAGATCAAGGTGGGCGACAACGACACCCTGAGCGCACTGGTCGCCTCGCTCGTCGACGCCGACCTCCTCGTCCTGCTCACCGACGTGGACGGCCTGTACACGGGCGACCCCAGCGTCGACGCCTCGGCCCGCAAGCTGGACACCGTGGAGGCCGTCACCGAGGACATCGCCCGGCTCGTGTGGGACCGGACGGGTCCCCTCTCGGTGGGGGGGATGGCCACGAAGCTGGCGGCCGCCCAGAAGGCCGCCGCCGCCGGCATCCCGATGATCATCGCGCGTGGCGGCGAGCCGGGAGTGCTGCGCCGCCTGCTGGCCGGTGAGCCGCTCGGCACGTACTTCGCGGCCAAGGCCGATCCCCTCACCGCGCGCAAGCGCTGGATCGCCTTCGCGGTCCCGCCCCAGGGCCGGCTCACGGTTGACGACGGGGCGTTGAGGGCATTAACTCGGCAGGGGCGGAGCCTCCTGCCGTCGGGCGTGGTCGACGTCGAGGGAGACTTCGCGGCCGGTGAGGTCGTCGCGGTGGTGGGCGTCGGCAACGGCAAGGAGGTCGGACGCGGGCTCGTGAACTTCGACGCCGACGAGCTCCGGAAGATCCGCGGGGCCCAGACCCGCGAGATCGAGACCCGGCTCGGCTACAAGAGCGCCGACGAGGTGATCCACCGTGACAATCTCGTGATCCACTGA
- a CDS encoding glutamate-5-semialdehyde dehydrogenase translates to MDVKTLVETKARAARATVPTLALCSTRTKNEALHAMARSLEERAAALVEANQADVERARIQGHSRAFLDRLTLTERRVEEMAAGLHQIAALPDPVGVVVDSWRRPNGIEIAQVRVPLGVIGFIYESRPNVTADAVGLCVKSGNAVLLRGGSEAIESNAMIVAVLSKALEKAGVPPEAIQFIDTTDRAAVATLLGLSDLVDLVIPRGGEEFVRWVTEHARVPVLKHDRGLVHVFVDADADPDMATAIVMNAKVQRPSVCNAVETLLVHRDVAPRFLPAAAARLQAAGVELRGCPRTMALVPGIRAAAERDWDEEYLDLILAVRIVDDVDEAIAHVRRHGSGLAEAIVTNTLAHARRFTREIDAAVVLVNASTRFVDGGQFGMGAEMGISTSRVHARGPVGVRELTTTKYVVYGDGQVRE, encoded by the coding sequence ATGGACGTCAAGACGCTGGTGGAGACCAAGGCCCGGGCGGCCCGGGCGACCGTGCCGACCCTGGCCCTCTGCTCCACGCGGACCAAGAACGAGGCTCTGCACGCCATGGCCCGCAGCCTGGAGGAGAGAGCGGCCGCCCTCGTCGAGGCCAACCAGGCCGATGTCGAACGAGCCCGGATCCAGGGGCACAGCCGGGCCTTCCTCGACCGCCTCACGCTGACCGAGCGGCGGGTGGAGGAGATGGCCGCCGGCCTGCACCAGATCGCGGCGCTCCCCGACCCGGTGGGCGTGGTGGTGGACTCATGGCGTCGCCCCAACGGCATCGAGATCGCCCAGGTCCGCGTGCCGCTCGGTGTGATCGGCTTCATCTACGAGTCCCGCCCCAACGTCACCGCGGACGCGGTCGGGCTGTGCGTGAAGTCGGGGAACGCCGTGCTCCTCAGAGGCGGCAGCGAGGCCATCGAGTCGAACGCGATGATCGTTGCCGTGCTGAGCAAGGCGCTGGAGAAGGCCGGCGTTCCCCCCGAGGCGATCCAGTTCATCGATACGACGGACCGGGCCGCCGTGGCCACCCTGCTGGGCCTCAGCGATCTGGTCGATCTCGTCATTCCCCGTGGCGGGGAAGAGTTCGTGCGCTGGGTCACCGAGCACGCCCGGGTGCCGGTCCTCAAGCACGACCGGGGCCTCGTGCACGTCTTCGTCGACGCCGACGCCGACCCCGACATGGCGACGGCCATCGTGATGAACGCCAAGGTGCAGCGCCCCAGCGTCTGCAATGCCGTGGAGACGCTGCTGGTCCACCGGGACGTCGCACCCCGGTTCCTGCCGGCGGCAGCGGCCCGGCTGCAGGCGGCCGGCGTGGAGCTGCGCGGGTGCCCGCGGACGATGGCGCTCGTGCCCGGCATCCGCGCCGCCGCCGAACGGGACTGGGACGAGGAATACCTGGATCTGATCCTGGCCGTCCGTATCGTCGACGACGTCGACGAAGCGATCGCCCACGTTCGCCGGCACGGCTCCGGCCTGGCCGAAGCCATCGTGACCAACACGCTGGCCCATGCCCGCCGGTTTACCAGGGAAATCGACGCCGCGGTGGTCCTGGTCAATGCCTCCACCCGTTTCGTGGACGGAGGACAGTTCGGCATGGGCGCCGAGATGGGCATTTCGACCTCCCGCGTCCACGCGCGGGGGCCGGTGGGGGTGCGAGAATTGACGACCACGAAGTATGTCGTGTACGGCGACGGCCAGGTGCGCGAGTAG
- the nadD gene encoding nicotinate-nucleotide adenylyltransferase, translated as MVRTGVFGGSFNPIHYGHLLLADDLLERLGFDRLLFVPAGLPPHKPTATLAPAADRYAMVQLAVADHPRFEVCDLELRRAGPSYTVDTLEALAAADQSLFLIVGSETFLDLLSWRSPRRIAELARLVVVPRAGSVFDPEVAAAQKVLREIGATRFQVVEEGPAPDEGVLVVHATSLPISASDLRRRARQGCSLAYRLPPAVVQYIRDRRLYGSSAA; from the coding sequence GTGGTCCGCACCGGGGTCTTCGGCGGCTCCTTCAACCCGATTCACTACGGCCACCTGCTCCTGGCCGACGATCTGCTCGAGCGGCTGGGATTCGACCGCCTGCTCTTCGTGCCGGCCGGGCTGCCACCGCACAAGCCGACCGCCACCCTGGCCCCGGCCGCCGATCGCTACGCCATGGTCCAGCTGGCGGTGGCCGACCATCCCCGCTTCGAGGTCTGCGACCTCGAGCTGCGGCGCGCCGGACCGTCCTACACCGTGGACACGCTGGAAGCTCTGGCGGCCGCCGACCAGTCGCTGTTCCTCATCGTGGGATCGGAAACGTTCCTCGACCTGCTCTCCTGGCGCTCGCCCCGTCGGATCGCCGAGTTGGCGCGCCTGGTCGTCGTGCCGCGGGCCGGGAGTGTGTTCGATCCCGAGGTGGCAGCCGCCCAGAAGGTGCTCCGGGAGATCGGCGCCACGCGCTTCCAGGTCGTCGAGGAGGGACCGGCGCCCGACGAGGGCGTGCTCGTCGTGCACGCGACCTCGCTGCCGATCTCGGCGTCCGACCTCCGCCGCCGCGCCCGCCAGGGCTGCTCGCTCGCCTATCGATTGCCCCCGGCCGTCGTCCAGTACATCCGCGACCGCCGGCTCTACGGCAGCAGCGCGGCGTGA
- the rsfS gene encoding ribosome silencing factor — MNETLNAERKVREAAQAALDKRAVNVVVLDVQGLSNVTDYFLVCSGKSTTHVQSITDAIRDELKGLGTRPLHAEGVPESGWVLLDYGDVLIHVFLEDTRLYYALERLWGDAPTLSLEA; from the coding sequence GTGAACGAGACGCTGAACGCGGAGCGCAAAGTCCGGGAGGCGGCGCAGGCGGCGCTCGACAAGAGAGCCGTGAACGTGGTCGTGCTCGATGTGCAGGGGCTGAGCAACGTGACCGATTACTTTCTCGTGTGTAGCGGGAAGTCCACCACCCACGTCCAGAGCATCACCGACGCGATCCGCGATGAGCTCAAGGGGCTGGGAACGCGGCCCCTGCATGCCGAGGGCGTGCCCGAGAGCGGCTGGGTGCTGCTGGATTACGGCGACGTGTTGATACACGTATTCCTGGAGGACACCCGTTTGTACTATGCGCTGGAGCGGCTCTGGGGAGATGCACCGACGCTGTCATTGGAGGCCTGA
- a CDS encoding TraR/DksA family transcriptional regulator — protein sequence MRKDRLASYKKRLLEKRYQLLEEVGRSALYGKDQEDDSIKDLGDQANTAYTREFFFELGNGDRRLLRDVVLALQKIEDGSYGTCERCSEPIAEKRLDALPFARYCINCQRLVEEEERMATG from the coding sequence ATGAGAAAGGATCGACTGGCGTCCTACAAGAAACGTCTCCTGGAGAAGCGGTACCAGCTTCTCGAGGAAGTGGGACGAAGCGCGCTCTACGGCAAGGATCAGGAAGACGACTCGATCAAGGATCTGGGGGATCAGGCCAACACGGCCTACACCCGTGAGTTTTTCTTCGAGCTCGGCAACGGGGATCGGCGGCTGCTCCGCGACGTCGTGCTGGCGCTGCAAAAGATCGAGGATGGGTCGTACGGCACCTGTGAGCGGTGCAGCGAGCCCATCGCCGAGAAGCGGCTCGATGCCCTGCCGTTCGCGCGGTACTGTATCAACTGCCAGCGCCTGGTCGAGGAGGAGGAGCGCATGGCCACGGGCTAG